The following proteins are co-located in the Flammeovirga kamogawensis genome:
- a CDS encoding DUF3857 domain-containing transglutaminase family protein, which produces MRILLFLLLSGVSIQLLAQSKKVTITKTPAWVKQVDFLSQDQDSLVGSFHYLLLSYQENLINDEYYSERAIKILSSDGVQEFSNIQVNFDPQFQKLRIHQVNLIRDGKVINKLSLKDISVYQREENLERNIYDGSLSAVQNLTDVRKGDILHYAYSRKGRNPLYGNNYSRLFFQQYSSPISRMYNLVIAPSSLEISTKTFKGGKDFDKKTIGTTSYYTYDAPALDIVYYEDNVPSWYNDQAYVQFSTFSKWGSIVKWGLPLYKYKDITHLAQKIKIKKNTKSNTLKWIRFVQDEVRYLGMEQGINGYKPHAPAKVLNQRFGDCKDKSLLLIALLKTEGIQAYPVLVHSYNGLNLPNLLPSIHNFNHCVVQIIIDGKTYYVDPTMSNQGGDLEHMYFPNYHYGLVIKNGESALTKLPEPIISEYLLKELITIDSVGGGGNLVLRTEYKGGKADDMRDYFTSTQRNKIERAYEDFYSELYEGVTTSKAIKFIDNNRYSTNTVIIEEYYTVNNFWITLEDTSQIRFSTSPILLESLFNYPSINTRKMPYFLGNKMSYKQVTDVKLPTDWTINDETETINSTAFNYTNELVKVDDENFTITHTYTLLKNFIPAKDAKQVIKKANEINNQIKYMLTYNTSFDKKENKHISLIAVFLGIIIFAIAGYFALQFYNQFQPAPWKYAEDKPISGWLFLPALGLIIKVPAQLFEIIDSNYFYASIWNYGTKISEDISVQLSYYGIVSLEFIYNIFYLTLCILALTVFLKRKTSTRYIVPFLYLVSVVIPVIDNIATTLFLGDYLSVDTTDFYKDTFKSMITFGLWGSYIYFNSNSKSTFCKV; this is translated from the coding sequence AATTAAAATTCTCTCATCAGATGGAGTGCAAGAATTCTCTAACATTCAAGTTAATTTCGATCCGCAATTCCAGAAACTTAGAATTCATCAAGTAAACCTAATTAGGGATGGGAAAGTAATTAATAAATTATCGCTTAAGGATATTTCTGTTTATCAAAGGGAAGAAAACTTAGAAAGAAATATATACGATGGATCGTTAAGTGCAGTGCAAAATCTTACAGATGTTCGTAAAGGTGACATACTTCACTATGCATATTCTAGAAAAGGCCGTAATCCTCTTTATGGTAATAATTATTCTCGACTTTTTTTTCAGCAATACAGTTCTCCTATATCTCGAATGTACAATCTTGTTATTGCTCCAAGTTCTTTAGAAATAAGCACTAAAACATTTAAAGGAGGCAAAGACTTTGATAAAAAGACAATTGGTACTACATCTTACTATACGTATGACGCCCCTGCCCTTGATATTGTTTATTATGAAGATAATGTTCCTTCTTGGTACAACGATCAGGCTTATGTTCAATTCTCTACTTTTAGTAAATGGGGTAGTATTGTAAAATGGGGACTTCCTTTATACAAGTATAAAGATATTACTCATTTAGCACAGAAAATTAAAATCAAGAAGAATACCAAAAGTAATACACTAAAATGGATTCGGTTTGTACAAGATGAAGTACGTTACCTTGGTATGGAACAAGGAATAAATGGATATAAACCACATGCTCCTGCTAAAGTCTTGAATCAAAGATTTGGAGATTGTAAAGATAAATCTTTGCTTTTAATAGCATTACTTAAAACAGAAGGTATTCAAGCTTATCCTGTTTTAGTTCATTCTTATAATGGTCTTAATTTACCTAACCTTCTTCCAAGTATACATAATTTTAACCATTGTGTTGTACAAATAATTATTGATGGTAAAACGTATTATGTAGATCCAACGATGTCTAATCAAGGGGGAGATTTAGAACATATGTACTTCCCGAATTATCATTATGGTTTAGTAATTAAAAATGGAGAATCAGCATTAACTAAATTACCGGAACCTATTATAAGTGAATACCTTTTAAAAGAACTTATTACAATTGACTCTGTTGGTGGCGGTGGCAATTTAGTTTTACGTACAGAATACAAAGGAGGTAAAGCTGATGATATGAGAGACTATTTTACTAGTACACAAAGAAATAAAATTGAAAGAGCTTACGAAGACTTTTATAGTGAGTTATATGAAGGGGTTACAACTTCTAAAGCCATAAAGTTTATTGACAATAATAGATACTCGACTAATACAGTAATTATTGAAGAGTACTATACTGTAAATAATTTTTGGATAACATTAGAAGATACTTCTCAAATTAGATTTTCTACATCACCTATCTTATTAGAATCTTTATTTAACTATCCTTCTATCAACACTAGAAAAATGCCGTACTTTTTAGGTAATAAAATGTCTTACAAACAAGTAACTGATGTAAAATTACCTACAGATTGGACTATTAATGATGAAACTGAAACTATAAATTCTACAGCATTTAATTACACAAATGAACTTGTAAAAGTAGATGATGAAAATTTTACAATTACACACACATATACTCTACTCAAGAACTTTATACCTGCAAAGGATGCAAAACAAGTAATAAAGAAAGCCAACGAAATCAATAATCAGATTAAGTACATGCTTACATATAATACTTCTTTTGATAAAAAAGAAAATAAGCATATTAGTTTGATAGCTGTATTTTTAGGGATTATAATATTTGCTATTGCTGGATATTTTGCCTTACAATTCTATAATCAATTTCAACCTGCTCCTTGGAAATATGCAGAAGATAAACCAATAAGTGGATGGTTGTTTTTACCTGCCTTAGGATTAATAATTAAAGTGCCAGCACAACTATTTGAGATTATCGACTCCAATTATTTCTACGCTTCAATTTGGAATTACGGTACTAAAATTTCTGAAGATATATCTGTACAATTATCTTATTATGGAATCGTATCACTAGAGTTTATTTATAATATCTTTTATTTAACGCTGTGTATTCTAGCTCTTACAGTATTCTTAAAACGAAAAACAAGTACACGATATATTGTTCCTTTTTTATATTTAGTATCTGTAGTTATTCCAGTAATAGACAATATTGCTACTACTCTATTTTTGGGTGACTATTTATCTGTTGATACTACAGATTTTTATAAAGACACTTTCAAGTCTATGATAACTTTCGGTCTATGGGGTTCTTATATTTATTTTAATTCTAATTCAAAAAGTACCTTCTGTAAGGTATAA
- a CDS encoding arylsulfatase → MKKLILLFSLSAALFSCGKETAQKAENSSSKKPNVLLLIGDDIAFGDLGTYGSEIKTPHFDKLANSGVRFTNFHASPVCSVTRSMLMTGCNNIEVGLGSFDYSFYPASKGKPGYEGYLTENAATMSQLFNDEGYEVLKVGKWHLGGEAAGGYGPLHWGFTKEFGILSGGSNHWNNLRMTPVFSDPDYMHKKFKEHWTLNGEHYDRPDGVYSGELYTKQMIDFIKESQKDGKPWFSWMAFTTAHFPIQAPPELVEKHYKFYLEKGYEGLKQYRYKRLKAKGLISHDAKPSPENDLVKKWNQLSQKEKEYQAKVFATYAAEIEDQDNRIGQIMAYLKESGQLENTMIVYLSDNGPEGMEAENPNTGNAEFGKWIANNYDTSFEGIGTANSSNYIGTAWANAATGGLSWWKWFIGEGGIRVPMIIVPPGAADGGYAKAGEISNVVMSVKDIPMTILDYAGIKHPGTTYKGKTVVKPSGISARPFLDGKSDEVRSENDWYAFELFGNAYIMKGNYKLIKVRTGMFGDGDWHLYDVVKDPSESTPLEGSMKDRYKEMLAIYKQYEKDHQLVQVDADWNAFKAASE, encoded by the coding sequence ATGAAAAAACTTATTTTATTATTTTCTCTTTCTGCCGCCTTATTCAGTTGTGGTAAAGAGACTGCTCAAAAAGCAGAAAATTCATCATCAAAAAAGCCTAACGTTCTTCTTCTTATTGGAGATGATATTGCCTTTGGTGATTTAGGTACTTATGGATCTGAAATAAAAACTCCTCACTTTGATAAATTAGCCAATAGTGGTGTTCGTTTTACCAATTTTCATGCATCACCAGTATGTTCTGTAACAAGATCTATGTTAATGACTGGCTGTAACAACATTGAGGTTGGTTTAGGTTCTTTTGATTACTCATTTTATCCAGCTTCTAAAGGAAAACCTGGTTATGAAGGGTACCTTACAGAAAATGCTGCAACAATGTCTCAGTTATTTAACGACGAAGGATATGAAGTATTAAAAGTTGGTAAATGGCATTTAGGTGGTGAAGCTGCTGGTGGATACGGACCATTACATTGGGGCTTTACAAAAGAATTTGGTATTCTTAGTGGAGGATCAAATCACTGGAATAACTTAAGAATGACTCCTGTATTTAGTGATCCAGACTATATGCACAAGAAGTTTAAAGAACATTGGACACTTAATGGAGAACATTATGATCGTCCAGATGGTGTGTATTCTGGTGAATTATATACTAAGCAGATGATTGATTTTATTAAAGAATCTCAAAAAGATGGTAAGCCATGGTTCTCTTGGATGGCCTTTACTACTGCTCATTTCCCTATTCAAGCTCCACCAGAATTGGTAGAAAAACATTACAAGTTCTATTTAGAAAAAGGCTACGAAGGTTTAAAGCAATACCGTTATAAACGTTTAAAAGCTAAGGGTCTTATTTCTCATGATGCAAAACCATCTCCTGAAAATGATCTTGTTAAAAAATGGAATCAGTTAAGCCAAAAAGAAAAAGAATATCAAGCAAAAGTTTTTGCTACATATGCTGCAGAAATTGAAGACCAAGACAATAGAATTGGTCAGATTATGGCTTACCTAAAAGAATCTGGTCAGTTAGAAAATACAATGATTGTATATCTATCAGATAACGGTCCTGAAGGTATGGAAGCTGAGAACCCAAATACAGGTAATGCAGAATTTGGAAAATGGATTGCTAATAATTACGATACTTCTTTTGAAGGAATTGGTACAGCTAACTCTAGTAACTACATTGGTACTGCTTGGGCAAATGCAGCAACAGGCGGGTTATCTTGGTGGAAGTGGTTTATTGGAGAAGGTGGAATCCGTGTTCCTATGATTATCGTTCCTCCAGGAGCTGCCGATGGTGGATATGCTAAAGCAGGTGAAATTAGTAATGTAGTAATGTCTGTAAAAGATATACCTATGACAATTTTAGATTATGCAGGTATAAAACATCCTGGTACAACGTATAAAGGTAAAACTGTTGTTAAACCAAGTGGTATTAGCGCTCGTCCTTTCTTAGATGGAAAATCTGATGAAGTACGTTCTGAAAATGATTGGTATGCATTTGAATTATTCGGTAATGCCTACATCATGAAAGGAAATTATAAACTTATCAAAGTACGTACAGGTATGTTTGGTGATGGAGATTGGCATTTATATGATGTTGTAAAAGATCCTTCAGAAAGTACTCCTCTTGAAGGAAGTATGAAAGACAGATATAAAGAAATGCTAGCAATTTATAAACAGTATGAAAAAGATCACCAACTCGTTCAAGTAGACGCAGATTGGAATGCTTTTAAAGCTGCTAGTGAATAA
- a CDS encoding LytR/AlgR family response regulator transcription factor — translation MQKLNSKIKCLIIDDEELAREGLEEYVNQVPFIELVATCASAIEAQEIVDKNKIDVCFCDINMPYLSGIDWVKSLSNPPLIVFTTAYTEYAIESYEVDALDYLLKPISFDRFYKSCLKIKENLVISDQEIEDDFIFVKVDQQIKKVWLNDIKYIESQNNYVNIVTTKESLLPLLTLKEIQKQLSDKFLKVQKSFVVNVDFVEAIEGNSIIIDKQLITVSRTQKKEIFEQLTQGKFILKK, via the coding sequence ATGCAAAAATTGAATTCTAAAATTAAATGTCTCATTATAGACGATGAAGAATTAGCGAGAGAAGGATTAGAAGAGTATGTTAATCAAGTACCTTTTATAGAACTGGTTGCAACTTGTGCTAGTGCAATAGAAGCTCAGGAAATAGTAGACAAAAATAAAATTGATGTTTGTTTCTGTGATATAAACATGCCTTATTTATCTGGCATTGATTGGGTGAAATCATTAAGTAATCCTCCTTTAATTGTGTTCACAACAGCATACACAGAATATGCCATAGAAAGTTATGAGGTTGATGCTTTAGACTATTTATTAAAACCTATTTCTTTTGATCGTTTCTATAAAAGCTGTTTAAAAATAAAAGAGAATCTGGTTATTTCAGATCAAGAAATTGAAGATGACTTTATTTTTGTAAAAGTTGATCAACAAATTAAAAAAGTATGGCTAAACGATATTAAATACATCGAAAGTCAGAACAATTATGTCAATATAGTAACTACAAAAGAAAGCTTATTGCCTCTACTCACACTTAAAGAAATTCAAAAACAATTAAGTGATAAATTTCTTAAAGTACAGAAATCGTTTGTCGTAAACGTAGACTTTGTTGAAGCTATAGAAGGCAACAGTATAATAATTGATAAGCAATTAATTACTGTAAGTAGAACCCAAAAGAAAGAAATTTTTGAGCAATTGACTCAAGGCAAATTTATTCTGAAGAAATGA
- a CDS encoding sensor histidine kinase, protein MQSNKVYTYVILTYLISFFIYYFWQDLAGYTEFQWLGLEHLIILNTVITLIKCGGSLLVIKGAKKALRKSLLLALLILVTGYIMVMVASYYILWEFKLSYYYEFYSTFSFFRFSSFQELIFPFIAMLIIEVTFDYFRQYKEQQSLKIEKTKAELNFLKGQISPHFLFNTINTIFWLIVKKPKEAQALLLNLSDMLRYQLYDCENNFVPLQKEVDYLNDLISIEKHRKGSDVTVTTSFELENEQFQVPPLLFLPLVENAFKHVSKKADSYNFIKIELIQNANKVSFHVENSTDNSVVKTIEDKKYSGIGLKNIQKRMTLILKENYVFETTQIDNTYHAKIEF, encoded by the coding sequence ATGCAATCCAATAAAGTATATACTTATGTTATACTAACCTATTTGATCTCCTTTTTTATCTACTATTTCTGGCAGGATTTAGCAGGTTATACAGAATTTCAATGGCTTGGACTGGAACATCTAATTATTTTAAATACTGTTATTACTCTAATTAAATGTGGTGGATCTCTTTTAGTTATTAAAGGTGCTAAAAAAGCATTAAGAAAAAGTTTATTATTAGCATTACTTATTTTAGTTACGGGCTACATTATGGTAATGGTGGCTAGCTATTATATTCTTTGGGAGTTTAAATTGAGTTACTATTATGAGTTTTATAGTACCTTTTCATTTTTCCGTTTTTCGAGTTTTCAAGAATTAATCTTTCCTTTTATAGCAATGTTAATTATTGAAGTTACTTTTGACTATTTTAGACAATATAAAGAACAGCAATCTTTGAAAATTGAGAAAACAAAAGCCGAATTAAATTTCTTAAAAGGACAGATTAGCCCACACTTTTTGTTTAATACAATTAATACAATTTTTTGGCTTATTGTAAAGAAACCCAAAGAAGCACAGGCACTTTTATTAAACTTAAGTGATATGCTTCGTTATCAATTATATGATTGTGAAAATAATTTTGTACCACTACAAAAAGAAGTAGATTATTTAAACGATTTAATAAGTATTGAAAAGCATAGAAAGGGGAGTGATGTTACGGTTACTACGTCTTTTGAATTAGAAAATGAGCAATTTCAGGTACCTCCGTTGTTATTTTTACCTTTAGTTGAAAACGCTTTTAAGCATGTTTCTAAAAAAGCAGATAGCTATAATTTTATTAAAATAGAATTAATTCAGAATGCGAATAAGGTATCTTTTCATGTAGAAAATTCAACAGATAATAGCGTTGTTAAAACAATTGAGGATAAGAAATATAGTGGAATAGGACTTAAAAATATCCAGAAAAGGATGACGCTTATTTTAAAAGAAAATTATGTTTTTGAAACTACACAAATAGACAATACTTACCATGCAAAAATTGAATTCTAA
- a CDS encoding ChaN family lipoprotein, which produces MKHFLFIATFILTSFIVNAQSRLKAYQIFDKDGKEVTFEEMSKALSSYDVVFFGELHNNPIAHWLQFELAQSLAKAKDNNIVFGAEMFEKDNQMVLDEYLQGFIKEKTMMKDGKAWDNHSTDYAPLVNFAKEKNIPFIATNVPRRYASMVSKKGLPALEELSKMAKKKYIAPLPIEVPYELPSYKEMEAMMSGHGMSGQAKNFVAAQAIKDATMGHSIVKGLKKENKGKLFLHFNGNFHSKNHEGTVWYVNKYNKKLTSGVISFVEQADVSKVADENKGNNEFTIVCTSNMTKTF; this is translated from the coding sequence ATGAAACACTTCTTATTTATAGCCACATTTATTTTAACCTCTTTTATTGTGAATGCACAATCAAGATTAAAAGCCTATCAAATTTTTGATAAGGACGGTAAGGAAGTCACTTTCGAAGAAATGTCTAAGGCATTATCTTCTTACGATGTAGTTTTCTTTGGAGAGTTACATAATAATCCTATTGCTCATTGGTTACAATTTGAATTGGCACAGTCGTTAGCAAAAGCAAAAGACAATAATATTGTTTTTGGTGCAGAGATGTTCGAAAAAGACAATCAGATGGTTTTAGATGAATATTTGCAAGGATTTATTAAAGAGAAAACCATGATGAAAGATGGGAAAGCATGGGACAATCACTCTACAGATTATGCTCCTTTGGTTAACTTTGCAAAAGAAAAAAACATTCCATTTATTGCCACAAATGTACCAAGACGTTATGCGAGTATGGTATCTAAAAAAGGTTTGCCAGCTTTAGAAGAACTGAGCAAAATGGCAAAGAAAAAATACATTGCACCACTACCAATAGAAGTGCCTTATGAGTTACCTTCTTACAAAGAAATGGAAGCAATGATGTCTGGACACGGAATGTCTGGTCAGGCAAAAAACTTTGTAGCGGCTCAAGCTATTAAAGATGCTACAATGGGTCACTCTATTGTGAAAGGTTTAAAGAAAGAAAATAAAGGTAAATTGTTCTTACATTTTAATGGCAATTTCCACTCAAAGAACCATGAGGGAACTGTGTGGTATGTAAATAAGTACAATAAGAAATTAACTTCTGGTGTAATTTCTTTTGTAGAACAAGCTGATGTTTCTAAAGTTGCCGATGAGAACAAAGGCAATAATGAGTTTACAATAGTATGTACTTCTAACATGACGAAGACGTTTTAG
- a CDS encoding HmuY family protein: MKKLVTLFIASLFITACTEDKNEPSVPEDTSSHEIQVSLYSSPDVEVEMIGHDGQPAKTKLSYNRQVFVDLDAATETTNADTVGYHWNDTQYTHFDLWETGKDVAEGSQGWDLVLAYYNGKTLDPSSGTEVPYMMTGGLINKGEVKAIRLNKEEIEAEGQIFVAYDNITYADAIKLSLNEDVDAIGSDWKALDFATFTFQIVADQYYIIESSDQKLYKLAFTGFYSDEDGTKGFPKFKFQRLIAE, translated from the coding sequence ATGAAAAAATTAGTTACACTTTTTATCGCATCTCTATTTATAACAGCTTGTACAGAAGATAAAAACGAGCCTTCGGTTCCAGAAGATACTTCATCTCATGAAATTCAAGTTTCATTATATAGTTCACCAGATGTTGAAGTAGAAATGATTGGTCATGATGGACAGCCAGCAAAAACTAAACTATCGTATAATCGTCAGGTTTTTGTTGACTTAGATGCAGCTACTGAAACTACAAATGCAGATACTGTAGGCTACCATTGGAATGATACACAATACACACATTTTGATTTATGGGAAACAGGTAAAGATGTTGCAGAAGGTAGCCAAGGATGGGACCTTGTTTTAGCTTATTATAATGGTAAAACTTTAGACCCAAGTTCTGGAACAGAAGTTCCTTACATGATGACAGGTGGTTTAATTAATAAAGGAGAGGTAAAAGCAATCCGTTTAAATAAAGAAGAAATTGAAGCAGAAGGTCAAATTTTTGTAGCGTATGATAACATTACTTACGCAGATGCTATTAAATTATCGTTAAATGAAGATGTGGATGCCATTGGTTCAGACTGGAAAGCATTAGATTTTGCCACTTTTACATTTCAAATAGTAGCAGATCAATACTATATCATAGAGTCATCAGATCAGAAGTTATACAAGCTTGCATTTACAGGTTTTTATAGTGATGAGGATGGTACAAAAGGTTTTCCAAAGTTTAAATTCCAAAGGTTAATCGCAGAGTAA
- a CDS encoding TonB-dependent receptor, with translation METKKLISVLLLLCSTMVMAQTQKMSIDVIDATEHLPLIGAHVCLESTTGKKMYFTTNAEGHVDVPYQQNTLCSVSFTGFKTNKFVINTTAEKVALKPDLLMLDQVVKTASVTPQKVDESIYKINVIDGATLEKQGVQTVQDALRFQPNINLTQDGVLGTKIVMQGLEGQHVKILIDGMPVVGRQDGNIDLSQLDASAIDHIEVIEGPMSVVYGSNALAGTINIITKENKYHKITAQAKVYAESVGVLSTDASVSGAKKNHKWGTSAGARLFNGFDLDNATRAMNWNPKDQYNADAYYGYKWKGWDTKFGVRWGREELTYLGNYLSPNRAFDDKFTTDRITYYGQFNKQFANGDAFQGMLSYNTYNREGQQYFVKEDEGTSTAKGDATTDAFQTLNARLSYAKTINDWWKLTAGYELTEEQGQGAKIKDNSGMMENAVWTDMNISISERWAFQPGVRFLHHNAFDAPLIYSAHLKYDDTSSWAGRLSFAKGFRAPSLKEMYMDFVDTNHQIYGNENLTPETSYSLTGSLSKNIELTESAVVRVEASGFYNHLFDVIELAQGQDGVSYVYTNVAQKKTHGGTFKVGYNNNNKLKIDAGVTLTGIGYDLQNTADFNFRYSTDLVSSVAYFWPSIDLSARLDYKYTGARVQLMTSGEEGEITEGTVEAYNMLNFSTTKTFKNKRYSVTGGIKNIFDVTNVTNTTQGGAHSGASSMMIAWGRTYFISLKINLSKI, from the coding sequence ATGGAAACAAAAAAACTTATTAGTGTACTATTACTTTTGTGTTCAACAATGGTAATGGCACAAACACAAAAAATGTCTATCGATGTAATTGATGCAACAGAACATTTGCCGTTAATTGGAGCACATGTTTGTTTAGAATCAACTACAGGTAAAAAGATGTATTTTACAACAAATGCAGAAGGACATGTAGATGTTCCTTATCAACAAAATACTCTTTGTTCTGTCTCTTTTACAGGTTTCAAAACCAATAAATTTGTTATTAATACTACAGCAGAGAAGGTAGCTTTAAAACCAGATTTATTAATGTTAGATCAGGTAGTGAAAACGGCCAGTGTTACTCCTCAAAAAGTAGATGAATCTATTTATAAAATTAATGTAATTGATGGAGCAACATTGGAGAAGCAAGGCGTACAAACTGTACAAGATGCACTTCGTTTTCAACCCAATATTAACTTAACACAAGACGGTGTACTCGGAACTAAAATTGTGATGCAAGGTTTAGAGGGGCAGCATGTAAAAATATTAATTGATGGTATGCCCGTAGTGGGTAGACAAGACGGAAATATTGATTTGTCTCAACTAGATGCTAGTGCAATAGATCATATAGAAGTGATTGAAGGACCAATGTCTGTAGTGTATGGTTCTAATGCTTTGGCAGGAACAATTAATATAATTACGAAAGAAAATAAGTACCATAAAATTACAGCACAGGCAAAAGTATATGCGGAGTCTGTTGGTGTATTAAGTACTGATGCGAGTGTTTCTGGAGCAAAGAAAAACCATAAATGGGGTACTAGTGCAGGAGCAAGGCTATTTAATGGTTTTGATTTAGATAATGCTACTAGAGCAATGAATTGGAACCCGAAAGACCAATACAATGCGGATGCATATTATGGATACAAATGGAAAGGTTGGGATACTAAGTTTGGTGTAAGATGGGGCAGAGAAGAACTGACTTATTTAGGAAATTACCTCTCTCCAAACAGAGCTTTTGATGATAAATTTACAACGGATAGAATAACATATTACGGACAGTTTAATAAGCAATTTGCAAATGGAGATGCTTTCCAAGGTATGCTATCATACAATACTTATAACAGAGAAGGACAACAGTATTTTGTAAAAGAAGATGAAGGAACATCTACGGCTAAAGGAGATGCCACAACAGATGCTTTCCAAACTTTGAATGCTCGTTTATCTTATGCTAAAACTATAAATGATTGGTGGAAATTAACGGCAGGATATGAGTTGACAGAAGAACAAGGACAAGGTGCAAAAATAAAAGACAATTCAGGAATGATGGAAAATGCTGTATGGACAGATATGAATATTTCAATTTCAGAACGATGGGCTTTTCAGCCAGGAGTACGTTTTCTTCATCACAATGCTTTTGATGCTCCACTTATTTATTCTGCACATTTAAAATACGATGATACGAGTTCTTGGGCAGGGAGATTATCTTTTGCAAAAGGATTTAGAGCACCGTCTTTAAAAGAAATGTACATGGATTTTGTCGATACAAACCATCAAATTTATGGTAATGAAAACCTTACTCCAGAAACGTCTTACAGTTTAACGGGTAGCTTATCAAAAAATATTGAACTAACAGAAAGTGCAGTTGTAAGGGTAGAAGCATCTGGGTTTTATAACCATCTTTTTGATGTAATAGAATTAGCACAAGGGCAAGACGGTGTTTCTTATGTATACACAAATGTTGCACAGAAAAAAACACATGGAGGTACTTTTAAAGTAGGATATAACAATAATAATAAATTAAAAATTGATGCAGGAGTGACGTTAACAGGGATAGGTTACGATCTTCAGAATACAGCAGATTTTAATTTTAGATATTCTACAGACCTGGTTTCTTCTGTTGCTTATTTCTGGCCATCAATTGATTTATCCGCTAGGTTAGATTACAAATATACAGGGGCCAGAGTACAATTAATGACTTCTGGAGAAGAGGGCGAAATAACAGAAGGAACTGTTGAAGCTTACAATATGCTCAACTTCTCTACCACAAAAACTTTTAAAAATAAACGCTACTCGGTAACGGGTGGAATCAAAAATATATTTGATGTAACCAATGTAACAAACACTACGCAAGGTGGGGCACACTCTGGGGCATCGAGTATGATGATTGCTTGGGGACGAACTTATTTCATCTCCTTAAAAATCAATCTCAGTAAAATTTAA